A stretch of DNA from Anaerobacillus isosaccharinicus:
CTGACATTTTCATCAGATCATAGAACTGGTAGCGTATCGGCATTTCAGCACCGAACTGTAATGACACCACAGGTAGTCGGGAATTCAGAAGACGTTTTATCTATCCTATTTTATATAGATCAAGATAAAGCGCTGACGATCACTGAAGAACTAACAAAATTAGGTGTTACAAACTTACAACCAGTAGATATTGCCATGTATGTCAGAAAAAATGATAGCAAGCTTTTTAGTGAATTAAAAACGAAAGTGATTGATGAATTTCTGAATAATCTTCAAAATGCGTTTGGTTCATACATCATCAATAGATATTACGATTTAAAGTAAAAGGGGCCTTCGGTCTCTTTTTATTTTTGTCTAATAGTTCTAGTTATTTAAACATTCATTTAACCATTATAAATGTAAATGGTTTATTTTTTTTGTAATAAAACCACATTAAACATTGTTAATACTAATTAAATGAGTTATAATATAAATATAAAGCAAGAGGGTGAAACCTTCTATTATTCTAAAAGGTGGGATATAGCATGAGTACGATTTATAAGAGTAGAGAAATAACAGCATTTTTTCGTGATAAGCAGCTAAAGTTCGCGGTAGAAGATGCTATGACAAATAAGTTAGATAAGAGTATGTATAAGATCGCACTAAAGTTTATTCCGCTGGACAAGGATAACAAGGCAAAAAAAGAAGAAATAATGGCTCATTACATGGACGTTTCAGAAGTGAAAAGACTTATCCACCATGTGTTAAACAAGCAGAATTTAACTGGTCTATATAATGCTAGTGAAAAAAAACAAGGTAATGATGTGCCTTGTTATAAGGATATGAAGGGTGGTCAAACAAGCGAAGGGATTAAATCAAGGATACTCACCTTTGTTGAAACAAATGGAGAATACTTCTTCCAGTTGTCGCTACATGATGGTAGAAAGTATGGTCAAGGTGCTGTCGTGCCAACTTCTGGACCAAAGAAGAAACTTTATATAAAACTTAGTGGTGCTGAATTAGAAACGTTAGCTATTGAATTAAGAGATTACATTCAGCAAAAGGAAGTAAGGCAATTCCACTTTTATCACTATACAGATATGATGCCAGTCCAAGATCAAGAAAGAAAAAATGCGTAAATAGAGATCTCTTGAAGGAGTGAGTGATATGCAAATGTCTATGGAAGAAATGCTCATTGTGATTACTGGTATCCCAAAAGAAATGATAGAAAAGATGTCAGCCCATGAAATTGAAGATTTATATAATGAACGTATTGTAAATAGATAAAAAAACAAATGCTCATTTAAAAACTCAAAAGAATACTAGATAGAAAGGGTGTTAGCTAATGGCAAAAAGTAGACAATATGCCTATATAAAATGTCCTTATTGCAAAAAGGAGTATAAATCTAACATGGTAAATTGGCATGTTAGAAATAAGTGTAAGGAAAACTCAACTTCGGAAATAAGTAAAACATACATGGTGAATAGATTGTAAATTGAGAAAAAATTTAAAAAAAGTTAGGTGGACATTTTTATGAGAGAGAATATATTTTGCCCAATTTGCGATTACGATTACACACACATATTAGGTACAATTCAGTTTATAACTGATGAATATTGGGTTTCAGAAGTGTTGGTAAACCAAAAATATAGTATCCCTGTAAAATTTGAATATAATTTCAGATCACAAGGGAACATTCATATTCTGTTTAGGTGTGAACGAGGTCATTATTTTGTGGTAAGTTTCGATGGGTATAAAGGGATTGTATTCGTCAATGAAAATACTTTGGTAAATGAATTACTCGGATATTTGAATGAAACAGCAGATGATAAATTCGGGTTCAAATTTTCAATAGATTTTAATTTAGTTGGTAGAATAGAGACTTTTCTAGAAAATAAGGAATTTGAGCTAGCAAATAAAATGAAATAAGTTGCTATTTAAATAAAGAGAGGATACAAGCTTATGAAAATTATATTAGATCATATGCTACGATTAGTTAATCCTCATACGGAGATTGCAGAATGGATAAAAAAACATTCAACATTTCTAAATCCTCAATACTTTCAAGCTCAAAAATTAGGGTATTCCACTCATGGGATACCCTTTGAAATAAAGTTGTATCGTGAGGATGATAATGGATTAACTTTACCAAGAGGTATTTCGTTAGAATTAGCTTTACTAGTAAAAAAAACTGGATTTCCTTTTCTGTTAGAAGATAATCGCTTATTAAAGAGCCAAATAGATTATGGCTCTAAAGTACAATTAAGAAATTATCAAGCAGCAGCAGTAGAAAAATTACTAAAGTATAAACAAGGTGGAATATCTGCGCCATGTGGTGCTGGAAAAACTGTTATATTACTTGAAGCGATAGCTCAAACACAACAACCAGCCTTATGGATTACTCATACAAAAGAATTAGCCTATCAAGCAATAGAAAGAGCTGAACAAGTGTTGACTATAGACCGAAGTGATATTGGCATAATCGGTGATGGCAAAAAGAGTTTAGGTAAAAAATTAACGGTAGCTCTTGTTCAAACTCTTGGGAAAGTAGATATAAGCAAGATCAAAGATAATTTCGGTTGTGTTGTAATTGATGAAGCTCATCGGATGGCAGCACGTTCATTTTATGAAGTGATTAACGAATTTCCGGCCTTATATCGTTTTTGGGTATCAGCTACACCAGAAAGATCAGATGGATTAACAAAAATTGTTACTGGTGTTGGCGGAATGATCGTACATGAGATTGCACAATCACAAGTACCAACAATTATACCGAAACTTAAATTAGTCACAACTGATTTTTCTAAGCATGAGGATAATTACAGTAAATTAATTACAGAAATCGTTCAAGATGCCAATAGAAATGAATTAATTTGTGAGACTATTCTACGTGAATTGGAGAAAGATGATTACGTCTTAGTACTATCAGACCGCCTAGAACATTTACAGATCCTAAGAACCTATTTAAAAGCAATTAAACGTAATCTGAGGGTTGCTCTATTACATGGGAAGTTAAAGAAAAAGGAAAGAGAATACATTATGTTACAAGTGAAAAATAAAGAAGTTGATGTATTATTCGCTACACAATTAGCTAGAGAAGGACTAGACTTACCACATTTAAACAAATTATTTCTAGTATGTCCTAAAAAGGCTAGTGGAGCTATACAACAAGAGGTTGGTCGGATTATGCGCCCATATGAAGGAAAGGGGAAAGCAGTTGTCTATGACTTTGTAGATGTGAAGAATGGCATGTTGGAATACCAGGCTCAAAAACGTATTAAGACATATGAAAAAATTGGCATAAATGGTTATGAAATTATTTAGAGGGAGTGAGACAATTGGATTTTCTAAGTGGAATTGGAGATAACTATCAGTTATTTGTTTATGGTGCAATTATATTAATGATTTTAAGATCAGCAATAAAGAAAGCATTGAAAACTTTAATTACATTAGTTGGAGTATTAACGATTGTTTATTTCGTAATAGGTCAGATGGGGTAAGGGAGTACAAAGTATGTACGAAACAATTAATTATATAAGGGGTCGGGACAACATTTTAACCAAAATATACTCTAAGACCTATTTTTCAGAAAAAAGCCTAAATATTTTACTCTAAGAAATTTAGGCTTTTTTCTTCAATAAATTTTACTATTTAATGGCCGTAAAGAATTTAATGTAGTTAAATTATTCTTATCAAACTTATATTCTCCTAAAAAGTTGATATGCTCCCATCCTAGTGGAGAAATATGCTTTAAAAATTCATCATTAAATGTTAGCTGGTTCTTTCGGTATTCAACTGCTTTGGCTAGGTATACGGTATTCCATACGCTAATAGCATTTATAATAATATTTAGTGCACTAGCCCTCTGTAATTGGTCTTGCAATGCTTTTTCCTATAAGCACTAATAAGGATAGTGAAATTAAAGGGTACATTTGCAAAGTTTGCAATAGTAGACACTTATTATCTGAACTTACTTGCGGTTGCTCTAATTGTAAAAATAGTGATCCGAAACAGTTTGAATATGTTGGCTCTACATATGGTGTTAATCTTAAAACAACATCAAAAGTGGCAACTTGGGAAAAACAGTTGGAATTTGCTTTGAAGGGAAATCGACCTGTTTTAATCGACATAAAATTGTAAATTGCAAGGTTTAAAGTATTGTTTAATAGTCGCTGTATATGAGATACAATGAAAAAATAGCAAAATAAAGGAGTTGTTGAAAATGAGTTTATACCTCATTAAGGGGTCTAGGCAGAAAAAAGCGGAAAATATACGTTAAGACAATATTTGGAAGCGGAAAGTTAATTTTCATTACTCTAAGGGGTACCGCCAACATTTCGAAAATTTTATTAGCTAAGCAAGTTTCGAAATAAAAAAGTCGATTTCCTATACGCTAAGGAATCGACTTTTCTAATTATGCTCATTCAAATGAGTTCTCTATAATTTAAGTATAATTCTTGACAATCAACAACTACCATTTTAATAGTAATATTTCCGAAAATATCAATATTTTTTATAAAATTATATTTTATATTTATGGACAAACTGGTTGCATCTGTCCTCTTACACACTTACGATAACCAGGAACCCAACAAGAAATGATGGTTGCCCCTGCACATACAACTCGTCCAAACATACTGAAATTAGGGATTGTACAAGCTAAACCAATAATTGTAGCACATGTACCATGTAATGAATGAGAAATTGTTTCGTATTCAAAACAAACCCAACATATTTGATTTGACATTAATGATATTTCTCCACTTTGGTCTTCAAATTCTTCTAGAACTGTATTATTCGCTTCATCTATTGCATCACTAAGTCCAACCATGTCTGAAACGTCAATTATATCATTTTCTCCTGTTCTCAAGTTAGTGTATATTAATTCTTTGCTATTATGAACGTTAGAGTAATCTAAATAAACTACTTCAAATGCTTGCTCTTCAAATGAATACAAGAATGTTAAAAGAGAATTGAATTGCAAATAATCATCTAGTAATTGATCCATATTCAAATCAACTTCATACTGTGCAATCCATCCAAATTGTTCCTTATCCTCGTCTAATAAAGGATTAATAACTACAGGATCGTCATAAACAAAATAAGGTTTATATTCATTATACTCAGAGGTATCAACTAGCAAATTTACAAATTCTTCTTTTGAAATTTCTGGTGATGAACTAGCCCTACCAGTACTTGCTAATGCTAATAAGTCTGTAAAAAGAAACACAGCAACTAAAGACAACAATATAATTTTCTTTGACATAAAATCCCTCCAATGTTAATATATTGGTATATTAACAGATTAGTAAAATAATAGCAATATTTATTTTTGGGAATATAAGTAAGTTTAACGTGGAGGTATAATATGATATATAAAATACTCATGAGTATTTTTTTAGGATTTTTATGGACCACATATTATTTTTTTGTAATGGGATTGAATAATTTGTCCTCTGTACTTTTAATAATGGTTGGAATTATATTCATTTATCAAATTCTTAATAAAATTATTTACGAAGAGGAAAATAATAAAAAGAAATATATCTATTGGTTTATTTTTGGTGTGAGTGTACTTGCTTTTGTTTTAATTTTATAGATAAATTACCTTGTTTTTAATAAAGTATTAATTTATGAGAATTACATTACTTATTATAATTCGGAGCCTTGCCATCACAATTGATAGCAGAGCTCTTTTTAGTTGTTCTATTAAATTAATCTTTTTCACTCCCACAGTTAGATAAATAAATATTCACAACCTCTTCTTTACATTAATACAAATATTTATTACAAACCAATATCATTAACGGTCGTTTTTGAGATTGATTTTATTGATACAAAAATAATCTATTTAATTTAACAAATTAAGTGTCAAAACTTATCTAAAAACCAAAATATTATTACTCTAATTTTCATTGAGTTATGAGACAATAGAAGCATAATTTTACTATTTGAGGTGATTCGAATGTTAGTTGGTTATGCTCGTATTTCAACTCAAGATCAAAATCTTGATTTACAGAAAGATGCATTGTTACAAATTGGATGTGAAAAGATATTTACTGATGTTGCTAGTGGTGGGAAAACGTCTAGAACAGGTTTGGAAGATGCTCTTCAGTTTTTACGAAAAGAAGATACGCTTGTTGTCTGGAAATTGGATAGATTAGGACGTTCTCTAAAGCATTTAATTGATTTAGTAAATGATTTAAATGAACGAGGGATTCATTTTAAAAGTTTACAAGAGAGTATTGATACTTCTACTAGTGGTGGGAAACTTGTATTTCATGTGTTTGGCGCATTAGCAGAGTTTGAACGTGAAATAATCAAAGAACGAACTAAAGCTGGCTTATCTGCTGCAAAAGCAAGAGGTCGTTTAGGCGGTCGCCCCAAAATAATGGATGAAAAGAAAGTTGCAATGGCGAAAAAATTAAGAGAAGATCCGAACCATTCAATTGATGATATATGTCAAATCCTCGGTGTATCAAGGGCCACCTTTTATCGATACTTAAAAGCTGAGGAGAATACAAATGCCATCTAGAGGAAGAGAGATTTTATCGTCAGAACAAAGAGAAGAATATTTGAAAATACCACCACAATTAAATAAAGATTTATTAAGTGCTTATTTCACACTTACAGAATATGACATAGAAATCGTCAATAAAAGAAGGAGAGATCATAATCGATTAGGGTTTGCTATTCAACTATGTGTCTTACGTTATCCTGGTTGGTCGCTTACAGATGTAGAGCCTATTCCTAAATATATTATTGATCATTTAGCCAAGCAATTGCATGTTCGTTCTCAGGAATATGATTCTTATGCTAAGAGGATTTCAACTAAATATGAACATTTAGAAGAAATCAGACAATTATATGGTTATACAAATTTCAATCCATCAGTGTACAGAATTTTTTCTAAATTCCTTCTTAAATATGCTCTACAATCCGATAATATAACATTTTTGATAACCACGTTAATAGATGAACTTCGTAAAAATAAAGTCATACTTCCTGGTATCACAACTATAGAGCGTATGGTCTGGGAAACTAGAAAGCGTGCTGAAAAGAAAACCTATAAAGTATTAATAGCTTCAATTTCAGGTTTGCAAAAAAGGAGTTTATTAGACCTTATTACAGTTCCTAATCAAAGGAGTAAACGAACTCCCCTAGCTTGGTTAAGGGAAATACCAGGACAATCATCCCCAGATGCCTTTTTAAAAGTGGTTGAAAGATTAAGATATTTACATGACCTAAACCTTAAAGTTAATACGGAAAATGTACACCCAAATCGACTTTTACAGTTAGCGCGAGTAGGATCTCGCTATGACAGCAACTCTTTCAAAAAATTTGCAAACAATGATAAAAAAATTGCTATTTTAGTAGCGCATCTACATTCTTTGAAACAGAGTTTAATAGATCAAGCAATCGAAATCCATGACCGACAAATGATGACCTTACAATCAAAAGGAAGAAAAACACAGGAAGAAATCCAAAAACAAAACGGCAAATCGGTTAATGAAAAGATAAATCATTATGCAAATATTGGCGAAGCTCTCATTAAAGCTAAAGATGAAGGTTTAGACCCTTTTAATGTGATTGAATCGATAATGAAGTGGGAAGATGTTTTAGAATCTGTAGAAGAAGCGAAAAGATTAGCACGACCAATGGACTATGATTACTTAGATTTGTTAAAAACAAGGTACTCTTATCTTCGTAAGTATACCCCAACATTGCTTGAGGCTTTGGAATTTAAATCTACTCAAGCTTCTAAACCATTATTGAGTGCTTTAAATTCGATTAAAGAGATGAATAAAAGCAATAAGCGGAAAATCCCTAAAGGAGCACCGTTAGATTTTGTTCCTAAACGATGGAAAAAGCATGTTTATGATGAAGAAGGAAATATTAATCGTCAATATTATGAAATGGCTGCATTAACAGAGTTGAAAAATCAAATACGTTCTGGTGATGTTTGGGTAGTGGGTAGTCGTTTACATAAAGATTTTGAAGAGTACCTTGTTTCAAAAGATAATTGGAAAATAGATCGTGCAAAAGGGACTAATTTAGGTGTGAAAATGTCTTA
This window harbors:
- a CDS encoding DEAD/DEAH box helicase translates to MKIILDHMLRLVNPHTEIAEWIKKHSTFLNPQYFQAQKLGYSTHGIPFEIKLYREDDNGLTLPRGISLELALLVKKTGFPFLLEDNRLLKSQIDYGSKVQLRNYQAAAVEKLLKYKQGGISAPCGAGKTVILLEAIAQTQQPALWITHTKELAYQAIERAEQVLTIDRSDIGIIGDGKKSLGKKLTVALVQTLGKVDISKIKDNFGCVVIDEAHRMAARSFYEVINEFPALYRFWVSATPERSDGLTKIVTGVGGMIVHEIAQSQVPTIIPKLKLVTTDFSKHEDNYSKLITEIVQDANRNELICETILRELEKDDYVLVLSDRLEHLQILRTYLKAIKRNLRVALLHGKLKKKEREYIMLQVKNKEVDVLFATQLAREGLDLPHLNKLFLVCPKKASGAIQQEVGRIMRPYEGKGKAVVYDFVDVKNGMLEYQAQKRIKTYEKIGINGYEII
- a CDS encoding recombinase family protein gives rise to the protein MLVGYARISTQDQNLDLQKDALLQIGCEKIFTDVASGGKTSRTGLEDALQFLRKEDTLVVWKLDRLGRSLKHLIDLVNDLNERGIHFKSLQESIDTSTSGGKLVFHVFGALAEFEREIIKERTKAGLSAAKARGRLGGRPKIMDEKKVAMAKKLREDPNHSIDDICQILGVSRATFYRYLKAEENTNAI
- a CDS encoding Tn3 family transposase, whose translation is MPSRGREILSSEQREEYLKIPPQLNKDLLSAYFTLTEYDIEIVNKRRRDHNRLGFAIQLCVLRYPGWSLTDVEPIPKYIIDHLAKQLHVRSQEYDSYAKRISTKYEHLEEIRQLYGYTNFNPSVYRIFSKFLLKYALQSDNITFLITTLIDELRKNKVILPGITTIERMVWETRKRAEKKTYKVLIASISGLQKRSLLDLITVPNQRSKRTPLAWLREIPGQSSPDAFLKVVERLRYLHDLNLKVNTENVHPNRLLQLARVGSRYDSNSFKKFANNDKKIAILVAHLHSLKQSLIDQAIEIHDRQMMTLQSKGRKTQEEIQKQNGKSVNEKINHYANIGEALIKAKDEGLDPFNVIESIMKWEDVLESVEEAKRLARPMDYDYLDLLKTRYSYLRKYTPTLLEALEFKSTQASKPLLSALNSIKEMNKSNKRKIPKGAPLDFVPKRWKKHVYDEEGNINRQYYEMAALTELKNQIRSGDVWVVGSRLHKDFEEYLVSKDNWKIDRAKGTNLGVKMSYGEYISERIQSLNQKLKWVSENIDSLDGINIEKAKLRVNRLDKDTPEDARTYSLSLYQLLPRIKLTDLLIEVSSWTKFDEQFIHASTNKPPKGEEKGVLMAAIMAMGSNIGLSKMADSTPDISYYQIANTAQWRLHDEAMIRAQATLINYQNKLSLSDYWGKGTTSSSDGMRVQVGVSSLHADSNPHYGVGKGTTIYRFTSDQYSSFYTKIINTNARDAVHVIDGLLNHESDLNIDEHYTDTAGYTDLVFGLSHLLGFRFAPRLRDLSDVKLFTINQPSEFPNLEKILRGRINLKLIENNYDDVLRLAHSIREGTVSGSLIMGKLGSYARQNKLAAALREMGRIEKTIFILDYISSEALRHRIQKGLNKGEAMNGLARALFFGKRGELREKGIHQQLQRASALNILINAVSIWNTVYLTEAIKVQKMTGTFQEELIPHVSPLAWEHINLLGEYKFNLNTKKGLRELRT